The window GCTTGTATCATGCCTTATGTGAGGTGGGCTGAAGCTTGGGCGTCACTGggccttgcaacaggacaatgatcccaagcataccttaTAGTCCACCCAGGCTTGGTTTCAgtagaagtcctggaagattctggagtgctcATCGCAGTCGCCTGAGACttgaaccctatagaaaatgtctgctgggatttgaagaaggcggttgcagcagcagcagcaaacccaggaatattagtgaactggaggctaGAGTGGAGGCTCATGAGAAATCGGCTAAGGTTCGTCAGGAACGCTGCTGCCAGGTCAGATCAGCAGAAGGGGGCTCTACAGCTGGACTGGGTCTAGACTGGGACGTGAAACCGGCTCTTTAAAGAATGCGGTGTATCCAATCTAGATCATCCAGATCGGACCAGGACCCCTCTGTTTAaggtgtgtatatctgtgtatGAGCGAGTGCCTGCATGTAGAAGATCATCTCACCTCCGGTCTGATCCATGGCTGAATGAACGCTCCCAGCTCTGAAGTGTAAAACTCACAGAGCGAGTCTGGGCCTCCTCCAGGCAGCGCACTCTTCAGCCAGAGGGGAGTGCTGTGTGTCCACATGGGAAGCGTGGAGGGGAGCAGTTTGGGAGTGGGGGGAGTCGGGGGTCTGGGGCAGAGCAGCAGAGACGAGACGCGTTCCTGGATTCGATTCAGCGCAGTCTGGGGGTCCTGCACCAGGAGGAGTGGAGGGGGGCCAGCAGGTGCGCCTTTTTTCCTCCTCCCACGACTCTTACCTGAGACAGAGCACAAGTCCCACGTCTCAAACCTGCAGCTAAACTGAGGCTGATGATTATCTTATCGACTGCCGTGGGAGGAAGATGAACGGCAGATGTGGCAGATGTGTTCTGTATGAGATTACCTGCTCCAGGCCTCCACTGTAGCGCAGGAGCTGCAGCCGCGGGGGGGCTCGACAGCTGGGCCTGTATCTGCCTCTCCTCTTCcagctctcgctctcgctccttCTCCTGCTCCAGCAACGAGCGAGACAGGGCCAGAGCGACCATGGTGTCCTCGTCCATGCGTGGGGCTCTCTTTCTGGCTCTCTTCTTCACCGGGACGCTGGGCTCAGATGCATTGGGCCTCCTGCTGGTCCCCGACTGCTCCCTACGGTCATGTAGAGAGTTACCGTTAAAAAAAAGCTCGGTATTTACGAGGTATCACGCACCTGAGAGTAGCAAGGCTACTTACTGGTCAGCCGATCCGTCGCTCGCACCGTCAGCCGCCTGTCTCTGGAGGGCCTGCAGCAGCTCGGCTGGAGACACGCCCATGCTGGCCGAGCAGCGCTTCAGGTGGGCGGAGCGGCTCTTTTCGGACTTAAAGCCCCGTCCGCAGATAGGGCACTCGGGAAGGCGAGGGCGGGGAGCAGGTGCAGGAGCGGCAGGAAGAGCTTCAGAGGTTCTCTCAGAGGTGCCCTCGCTCTGATCCAGACATCTGGAGCCGAGAAGATGAGGGAGAAGATAATGGGCAAGGGCTAGTGATCGGTCAGTCTGAGAAACGTTTCGAGAACATGCAGAGGAAAGGGAAAGGGAGGAAAGGTGCAGTACCTGTTGATGTGCTGAGTGCGTAGTTCAGGGCTCATGGCGGACAGGTCTTTGTGGCAGAGCTGGCAGAAGAACAGGCCTCCGCCCTCCATGTCCACCTCAGCCTGGGTCTCAGCCTCACGGTCCAACTGCTGCTGGAGCCTCCGGGCCAGAGTCTCGTCACTttcaggttcctccacaggctctaacacacacacacacacacacacacacacacttttaaatgTATGGCCTTTCCAGATGCTCATCCACCCGAAATTCATAACTCAACTGTTAACAGTAAACACTGACTAGTCAAattgccaaatgtttgtggacaccccttccaatgaatgcatccagccacttcaagctgcacccattgcagacaaatgtgtctagtccctgtagagaagaagtactgccaatagattaggactctctggagcagataaacctgatgaacctatcagcaccatgctgcctaatgccaggcgtgggctagtagaggggtatacagcccccccagcatggagctgtggagcagtggaatgaaggatacttttgggataagctggCGGGCTGGTGCTcatcctgaatgcaatcaaatcctgacagcaatgctcccgaccctaggagggtaaggacttgacgcacgtctcctctgatacatggaAAGAGAGAGCGCGCCGACTGTGCTCCCTCCGACTCCGGCcgccgatggcaaagcggcctggctcaggatttgagcttgcgccccccccccccgggtCAGAAGTGTAGTGCAGCCCTGGGTGTAGATGCCTTTaagggtatttttttttatttttatagattCATaatctaatattattattactaataaatattttatggtTGATTCTTAGCATTAGACTCTGTTagagtgttagagtgttttcGTGGCTCGTTGATtcagattcagttcagtttgctGTGATTTACAGGTGGTTTACAGGTGGTTTACAGGTGAGATGTGATGCTGGGTAGGATCACCATCACCCACATGGTCCCCCTACTGCAAAGACCCTAAGTGCATCATCATCACCTCGCCTGGGAAGTGGTGCTGCCTCCACATGGAGGAGCCGAGGAGGACTCTCCCTCTTGAAGCGCTCCATCCTCCGCAGCACCTTCTCCTTCACGCCCAGAGCGGAGGCTCCATCTGCCGGGCAGCCAGGCTGGGGTCTGCCCGCCGCCTCGCTCCGGAGCTGccggttgttgttgttgttcctcTGCCTCTTCCTCCGGGGGGGAGCTCTGCCCTGAGAGGGACCGGCTTCCTCATCTTCAGCTGCGGCGGCGGCGGCTCTCTTCTCGTCTCCGGACTCCTTCCGTTTCACCCTCTTAAGGAGCCGAGAGCAGAGATCCGAGAAGTCCTGGTCCGAGTCGTCCATGGCCGCGTAGCTGGCACCGGCACCGGCACCGACACCGACACCCCCCGAAAGGCCGTGGCTGCTCGGGTCCTCATTAGCCGAGGCTAGCTAGCAGCTCCCTcccgtgtttgtgtttgtttattaaaaacccCGTTAAAGACCACCAGCATCTCGCAGGGGTGGGACATCACTGACGACACGACCAGCCCCGACTTCTGTCGTCATTTTCCTCGAGAAACCGCGTCGTTCTCGGGTGAGACCAGCCCGGTTAGCCGGTTAGCTAACAGACTAGCCGACGTTCAAAATCCTCAGGCACAACCGCCTCGCCTACGCGCGGTGACGTGCTGGCGCTGACCGCGGCGCCGCAGTGGCTTGTGGGAGTTGTAGTTTATAAACAAAGGCACGCGTTTAAATCCGGAGCCTAAACATTTGATTCATGTCTAGATGGATAACAGTTCACACACAGTTTGTAAATAAAGATGAAAAACATCGTGTCCTGAGTTAATAGAACCGAAAATTAGGGTTAAAGTCCGCTTCATGCTAATCTTTGTGCTAATCGTCACTTTTACGCAAAAACAAGATCTTTCTCTGTCTTCGCTGTtttcagtttttgtcagaaTTGTGAaactggcagctgttctttacatctaTTTATGATTTTATGATAAAATGTTCCCCAACCCTggtttaccctgctcccaaaCACTCCCTCAGCACACTGCTAATCCGCTAGCTAAtaaacaagcccttcctgagttgcAGGTGGTCTTCCAGGAGCCCTGTTTTAGAGCATTCGGTGTTATAAATGTCatcacatataaaaaaaaattgtgcttAATATTGTCCAGAAATGGAACCACAAGTGGCCCCAAGCGAGCATGAAGGCCCGAAGCTAACGCACTAGCCTGGTCTGCCTGTACTGAACCACTATATTAGGCCATAAAGAACAGGCGCAAAACAATAGATACACACTGGCagatatataaatgtatactaTACACGGGCAAATAAATAGATATACTATATTGACATAggcagatatatagatatactaTATAAACATAGATATATAGACCTATATGGATATACTATATAAACATAGGCAGATATATATAGACCTATATGGATATACTATATAAACATAGGCAGATATATATAGACCTATATAGATATACTATATAAACATAGGCAGATATACAGACTTATATAGATATACTATATAAACATAGGCAGATATATAGACTTATATAGATATACTATATAAACATAGGCAGATATATATAGACCTATATAGATATACTATATAAACATAGGCAGATATATATAGACCTATATGGATATACTATATAAACATAGGCAGATATATATAGACCTATATAGATATACTATATAAACACAGGCAGATATATAGACCTATATGGATATACTATATAAACACAGGCAGATATATAGACCTATATGGATATACTATATAAACATAGGCAGATATATAGACCTATATGGATATACTATATAAACATAGGCAGATAGATCTACTTATATAGATATACTATATAAACATAGGCAGATATAGATATACTGTTTAGACATAGGCAGATATATAGactgtatatactatatacaggCAAGTATAAAGATATACTATATAGACATACATATATAGGTATACTATATAAAAAGGCAGATATATAGACGTAAATAGATATACCATATGAACATAGGCATAAGTACATGCTATATAAACACAGGCAATGTACTTATATAGATAATACAGATATACTATATTAAAATAGGCAGTCTATAAACTGGAGaacctggaaaaaaaacacacagaaacttGGAGAACTCCTGATCCAAATGAAAAATtgtgagtttatttatttatttatgtttctgCCACAGAATATCATGATTAGGCTGGCGGACAGCCTAACAAACAGCCTGGTTCCCCAGAACTGCAGTACAGAAGACAGAGGCAGGTAGATATACTTCTATAGAAATACTATATAAACACAAGCAGACAGACTGGAATGAACTGGAGAAGCCGAAAATGGTTTGCACCATTCGTTTTTGGAGTAAATATTGATGTTGCAGACAGTAGGTGGCACAGATAAAGGCGGAGACCTTCATTATTCTTTCAGAATTTACCCTGAAGAATAATAGTAGCGGGAGAAGAAGTGAATTGGGAAAGCTAGTGCTAACGCAACAGCTGGACACGCCTGGAGGAGAGCGCTAACGACCAGATCTGTTAGATTAGCTAACCCACTCTCACACTGGCTAACATCACGTTGAGCGCTGAAGAAAGAAGCAAGGCCGTCCCTCCAACCCAGAGAGGCTGGTtgcacctggcattaacagccaaaaattaagaaaaaataaataaataaataaataaaaaatatatatatataaaatcgcacaaaagaaaaataaaaacaaacaataaaaaaactggaaaaaaagtaaaataaaaattgaaaacaaaaacaaagagacCACGTTTTGGTCTGAACCAAAAAATATATTCTTTGTGATTTAAATTTCTTTTCAAACAGCAATTTTATTAATCCCTCAACTCAAAGAAAACATCAACATTCCTgcattgttgattttttttttttttcataaaaagGAGTAAAAGGGGGTAAAAAGGAGTAGGGTGGGAGCAGGAGGACCTGTCGGGAGGGAGCCTCGCAGAAAACGCTACAACCCCTCCACGAATTTCTCCAGCGCGTCTCCCGTGGTGTCTCCGACCATGCCTAAGTCACTGGGCAGCCCCCCGCGGTTGGGGGTGTTAAGCTGTGGGAGCATGGCGCTCTGCTCTGGCGTGCCCAGGTGTCCCTGCTCCATGGAGCCGGGCATGGGGGCGGCGAGGCCGGGGTGGGCGTCCTGCATGGCTGCCGTGGCTTGCGTCGCCGGCTGTATGCCCTGCATGGGTGTGCTCGGGGCTGTGGAGGGCAGAGGCGACGGGAGGCTCTGGGGCATGCCCCGACCCTGCATGGTGGCCATGCGCCGCCGCATCATCTGAGCCTGCTGAAGCCTGTGCTGCAGGTGCTGCTGACGGAGTTTGTGCTTGATGTTGAGGCAGAAGGGCACGGGGCACTTGTTCTCCTGGCAGTGCTTGGCGTGATAGCAGCAGAGGGCAATGAGCTGTTTGCAGACCGGACAGCCGCCGTTGGTCTTGCGCTCGCAGCCCTTGGTGTGCTGCATGACACGCTTCATCTTCTGGCAGGACGGCAGGGAGCAGTTGGCGTTGCGACACTGGCAGGCGTGCACCAGAGACTGAATGCAGCGCTGGATACTCAGGCGCCGGCTCTCCTGAGGGCTTTCAGAGGCTTCCTGACACGTGGTGCGC of the Salminus brasiliensis chromosome 25, fSalBra1.hap2, whole genome shotgun sequence genome contains:
- the LOC140547890 gene encoding histone lysine acetyltransferase CREBBP-like codes for the protein MEQNQDSGSRTTCQEASESPQESRRLSIQRCIQSLVHACQCRNANCSLPSCQKMKRVMQHTKGCERKTNGGCPVCKQLIALCCYHAKHCQENKCPVPFCLNIKHKLRQQHLQHRLQQAQMMRRRMATMQGRGMPQSLPSPLPSTAPSTPMQGIQPATQATAAMQDAHPGLAAPMPGSMEQGHLGTPEQSAMLPQLNTPNRGGLPSDLGMVGDTTGDALEKFVEGL